A region of Pseudorasbora parva isolate DD20220531a chromosome 14, ASM2467924v1, whole genome shotgun sequence DNA encodes the following proteins:
- the wdr47b gene encoding WD repeat-containing protein 47b, whose protein sequence is MTAEEIINIKEAEIIKLILDFLNSRKLHISMLALEKESGIINGLYSDDMLFLRQLVLDGQWEEVLQFIQPLECLDKFDRKRFRYIILKQKFLEALCVNNAISASDDPENLELTMQDAVKSLHSLEEFCPTKEDYSKLCLLLTLPRLTNHAEFKDWNPSTARVHCFEEACTMVAEFIPADRKLSEVGFKASGDRLFQLLIKGILYECCVEFCQSKATGEEISEEEVLLAVDVLCGNGCEELDLSLLSWLQNLSPSVFACAFEQKTLSIHVDRLVKPARTGHADLLTPLLTKLSPCPASPLRRPKSADTYMSRSLNPVLDGLSYGLVGREKKSTEGDGKAAAMSHSFANFGYPSGGNGSKNTLETTHDVFSESPDRAQAQAERINGSRETNSLRPPLTPGRDGGAMASGETPEEQMQEFQRQRLRVQQHLEQKQQQRQLYNQMLLEGGVHPPDQPTDAAQHNLTQKFLNRSIQKLEELNVGMEDLGEDVQALAQQCNGTAASGAGKQTPESGSGRNKAAVISSTPQKGGGRGVPSLDESPVLVNQSVFQDEKPKSPFIAVETLEDTQAVRAVAFHPSGTLYAIGSNSKALRVCTYPQSLKNIAEAPVKQPDICFKRIKHHKGSIYCVAWSPCGQLLATGSNDKYVKVLPFNAETCNATGPDLEFSMHDGTIRDLAFMEGPESGGAILISAGAGDCNIYTTDCQRGQGLHALSGHTGHILSLYTWGGWMIASGSQDKTVRFWDLRVPSCVKVVGTAVHGTGSAVASVAVDPSGRLMATGLEDCRCMLYDIRGGRSVQAYRPHTSDVRSVRFSPGAHYLLTGSYDNKVMITDLQGDLTKTLPVTVAAEHGDKVIQCRWHTRDLSFLSSSADKTVTLWAYQP, encoded by the exons ATGACTGCAGAGGAGATTATAAACATTAAAGAAGCAGAGATAATCAAGCTTATCCTGGACTTTCTCAACTCCAGAAAGCTGCACATCAGTATGCTGGCGCTGGAAAAGGAGAGCGGCATCATTAATGGACTTTATTCAGATGATATGCTCTTCCTGAG GCAACTTGTTTTAGATGGGCAATGGGAGGAAGTTTTGCAGttcattcagcctttggagTGCCTGGATAAATTTGACAGGAAGAG ATTTCGATATATTATCCTAAAACAGAAATTTCTGGAAGCTCTGTGCGTAAACAACGCCATATCTGCGTCAGATGACCCTGAGAAT TTGGAGCTGACTATGCAGGACGCGGTAAAGTCCCTCCATTCCCTGGAAGAGTTCTGCCCAACCAAAGAAGACTACAGCAAACTCTGTCTGCTCCTCACTCTCCCGCGCCTCACCAACCATGCCGAATTCAAGGACTGGAACCCCAGTACGGCCCGCGTCCACTGCTTCGAGGAAGCCTGCACCATGGTGGCCGAATTCATCCCTGCTGACCGCAAACTGAGCGAAGTCGGATTCAAAGCCAGCGGGGACCGTCTGTTCCAGCTCCTCATCAAAGGAATTCTGTACGAATGCTGCGTTGAATTCTGCCAAAGCAAAGCGACCGGAGAGGAGATCAGCGAGGAGGAAGTTCTCCTGGCTGTCGACGTTCTGTGCGGGAACGGCTGCGAGGAGCTGGACTTGAGTTTGCTTTCCTGGCTGCAAAACCTCTCGCCATCGGTCTTCGCTTGCGCGTTTGAGCAGAAGACCCTCAGCATCCACGTGGACCGGCTCGTCAAACCGGCCCGGACGGGGCACGCGGACCTTCTCACTCCTCTGCTCACCAAACTCTCGCCCTGCCCGGCATCGCCACTACGCCGACCCAAATCGGCAGATACTTACATGTCGCGCTCTCTCAATCCCGTCCTGGACGGTCTATCTTACGGTTTGGTGGGAAGGGAAAAGAAAAGCACTGAAGGCGACGGAAAAGCAGCGGCCATGTCACATTCTTTCGCCAACTTTGGGTATCCTTCAGGGGGAAATGGAAGCAAAAACACACTGGAGACAACGCATGACGTCTTCAGCGAATCGCCAGACAG AGCTCAAGCACAGGCCGAGAGGATCAACGGCTCCAGAGAAACAAACTCACTGCGTCCTCCGCTGACTCCTGGCAGGGATGGTGGAGCCATGGCTTCAGGAGAAACACCAGAG GAGCAGATGCAGGAGTTCCAGCGTCAGCGTCTGCGAGTGCAGCAGCATCTtgagcagaagcagcagcagagGCAGCTGTACAATCAGATGCTGCTAGAAGGTGGAGTTCATCCTCCAGACCAGCCCACAGACGCAGCACAGCACAATCTCACACAGAAGTTCCTGAACAG GTCCATTCAGAAACTGGAGGAACTGAATGTGGGTATGGAAGATCTGGGAGAAGACGTCCAAGCTTTGGCCCAGCAGTGTAACGGTACGGCAGCGAGCGGAGCCGGTAAACAGACCCCAGAGAGTGGCTCCGGCCGGAACAAGGCGGCGGTGATCAGCAGCACCCCTCAGAAAGGAGGAGGCCGGGGGGTGCCGTCTCTGGACGAGTCCCCAGTGCTGGTCAACCAGAG TGTGTTTCAGGATGAGAAACCCAAATCCCCGTTCATAGCAGTAGAGACGCTGGAGGACACACAGGCTGTGCGCGCGGTCGCCTTCCACCCGTCTGGGACTCTCTATGCAATCGGCTCAAACTCCAAAGCACTGCGTGTCTGCACTTACCCACAGTCCCTCAAAAACAT CGCTGAGGCTCCAGTAAAGCAGCCTGACATCTGCTTCAAGCGTATTAAACACCATAAAGGCTCTATTTACTGTGTGGCCTGGAGTCCCTGCGGGCAGCTTCTTGCCACGGGCTCCAACGACAAGTATGTCAAAGTCCTTCCGTTCAACGCAGAAACCTGCAACGCCACAG GGCCGGATCTAGAGTTCAGCATGCATGACGGCACCATCAGAGACCTGGCGTTCATGGAGGGTCCGGAGAGTGGCGGTGCCATCCTCATCAGCGCTGGGGCTGGAGACTGTAACATCTACACCACTGACTGCCAGAGAGGACAGGGCCTGCACGCACTCAGCGGCCACACAG GACACATTCTGTCTCTGTACACGTGGGGCGGGTGGATGATTGCCTCCGGCTCTCAGGATAAGACGGTGAGGTTTTGGGACCTGCGTGTGCCCAGCTGTGTGAAGGTGGTTGGGACGGCTGTGCATGGAACAG GAAGTGCAGTGGCCTCAGTGGCAGTGGATCCCAGTGGGCGGCTCATGGCCACCGGATTGGAGGACTGTCGCTGCATGCTCTATGACATCAGAGGCGGCCGCAGCGTCCAGGCGTATCGGCCGCACACCAGCGACGTTCGTTCCGTGCGCTTTTCTCCTGGAGCACACTATCTGCTCACCGGCTCCTATGACAACAAAGTCATGATCACGGATCTTCAAG GCGATCTCACCAAAACCCTGCCGGTTACTGTGGCCGCTGAACATGGTGATAAAGTGATCCAGTGCCGATGGCACACCAGAGACCTTTCCTTCCTGTCCTCTTCAGCTGATAAGACTGTCACACTGTGGGCGTATCAGCCTTGA